The Christensenella timonensis DNA segment TTGCCTTCCTGCAAATAGATCCTGCCGCCTAAGCTGTAAAGGTATGTTTTCCCGCTTTCCTTTGCGTCGTCCGCCGTTTCATGGATCAAAAGCCCCTTCGCGTATTTGAGGTATTTCTGTACCGTTTCCATGGCGTAGTTCGTCTTGACCTGCACATCCGTCTGCTGCCCTAAGGTGACGACAGAATCGTTCGCGGATACGAAAATGAGCGCGAGGCCGAGGCCGACGATGCCCACCAGCGCCATGACGACGACCAGCTCGATCAGCGTAAAACCCTTTTTTGCATTTTTGCCCCCCATATCAGTCCCCCGCCTCTTTTGCATCCGGCGCAAACGCCTGTAATATAAGCCCGGTATCCGGCTGCCTTGACTGGACGCGCTTGCCGTCCACGGAAAAATCCGTACCGTTGAGCTCGAAATGAAGCGTATGGGGCCAATATGTGATATAGTTCATGTCCGTGATATCAGAGCCGCTGCGCATACTGTAAAGCGCGCGCTCAAGCTGCCCCGCCGCGTCAAAGGTCGCGGCGTTCATGCTGCGCGTATCCTTTTCCATGTTCACAGTGGGGGCGAGCACCCCCAAAAGCGCAACGGAAAGGATGCCCAGCAGCGCCAGGCTGATGATCACTTCTATTAAGGTCATGCCTCTTTTTTTCTTATCCATGCCGGCCACCCGTTATTCGCCCGTTCCTGGGTAGGTGCCCAGAACCGTCCAACCGCTGATCCCCCCGCCGGGCGCGCTGCCGAACGTCCCTTCAGGCGTATACTGGATATACCGTAGGTTGTTGCCCATCTCGATGTGCGAGGCGATCGCGCTGCCGTAAAGCTTCGCTCCGCCTGAAAAAACCGT contains these protein-coding regions:
- a CDS encoding type II secretion system protein, encoding MDKKKRGMTLIEVIISLALLGILSVALLGVLAPTVNMEKDTRSMNAATFDAAGQLERALYSMRSGSDITDMNYITYWPHTLHFELNGTDFSVDGKRVQSRQPDTGLILQAFAPDAKEAGD
- a CDS encoding PilW family protein, translated to MGGKNAKKGFTLIELVVVMALVGIVGLGLALIFVSANDSVVTLGQQTDVQVKTNYAMETVQKYLKYAKGLLIHETADDAKESGKTYLYSLGGRIYLQEGKNTAEDMFSEEFYEGYYAELTVGAIRQDIVTVTVALTNKNDLSVAYSLETDVNVLNTETVGGASWGLMVSYDAQTP